A section of the Oryza sativa Japonica Group chromosome 1, ASM3414082v1 genome encodes:
- the LOC112939053 gene encoding serine/threonine-protein phosphatase 7 long form homolog, translating to MRGPDQYWRIDPRWVPRLRAAGLLTFARLVEPSRARSERIHIDAALMSALVDKWRPETHTFHLTVGEMVPTLQDVSYLLGLPIAGPAVGPTMVNAGWADDLLASFGGVLPVALEDLTDGHGPTKSWLNQFRQDVFPDDQEEWIVQRHLVAYLLWLFGWVMFTGTHADSVDKHFIHFAEQIAELPIAEIPQYSWGSAVLAATYAGLCDACVRNSKQSSLPGCPLLLMLWAHERFDIGRPQLDSYANYGLREMYRSGVDDIDDRPTMGSLWTHREPQWVSGTTRRVYTQFVADFDQLTPDRVRWTPYTQHDVNDRAPHGLADLCTRDMQLWRTTCHLVLDVHVEPHNVHRVLKQLGMYQDFPPRDGRPLADSLHRYSRKGLGLSYELVIVTTVQPTAEFVEHVHVESDTLLQRLEARPPVVRSDDVASVLRNFRAHDEYGSASTHHGVPAYSPRTAFIEDFFSTDPPQGEVGMDYWHAAPQVTQPTQETEAGQGPDVTPQQAARDRHPPDNLTYPTEQIRRRKKGGPSKRAKGTDRP from the exons ATGCGAGGACCGGATCAATATTGGCGTATTGATCCTCGTTGGGTTCCAAG GCTGAGAGCAGCTGGGTTGTTGACGTTTGCACGGTTGGTCGAGCCTTCACGTGCAAGGTCCGAACGAATCCACATTGACGCGGCGCTTATGAGTGCTCTTGTCGATAAATGGAGGCCTGAGACCCACACTTTCCACCTCACAGTTGGAGAGATGGTGCCCACTCTGCAGGATGTGTCTTATTTGTTGGGGCTGCCGATAGCTGGGCCAGCAGTTGGCCCAACAATGGTGAATGCTGGATGGGCGGATGACCTTCTGGCCAGTTTTGGTGGTGTGCTGCCTGTTGCACTGGAGGATCTCACAGATGGGCACGGGCCTACGAAAAGTTGGTTGAATCAGTTTCGACAGGATGTCTTCCCTGATGACCAGGAGGAGTGGATCGTGCAGCGGCACTTAGTCgcttacctgttgtggttgtttggATGGGTGATGTTCACGGGAACTCACGCTGACTCCGTGGACAAGCACTTCATCCACTTTGCGGAGCAGATTGCAGAGTTACCTATCGCGGAGATTCCACAGTACAGTTGGGGGTCGGCGGTACTTGCGGCGACATATGCCGGACTGTGTGATGCTTGCGTGAGGAACAGCAAGCAAAGTTCACTCCCTGGATGCCCGTTGCTACTTATGTTGTGGGCGCACGAGCGCTTCGACATTGGGAGGCCTCAGCTTGACTCGTACGCAAACTACGGTTTGCGAGAGATGTATAGGTCTGGTGTTGATGACATCGACGATCGTCCCACTATGGGATCCTTGTGGACACACCGTGAg CCGCAGTGGGTTAGCGGGACGACACGTCGTGTCTACACTCAGTTTGTAGCTGACTTTGATCAGCTTACGCCTGACCGTGTTCGGTGGACTCCCTACACTCAGCACGATGTCAATGATCGTGCACCGCACGGTCTCGCGGATCTTTGCACGCGAGATATGCAACTCTGGAGGACGACTTGTCACCTCGTGCTGGACGTGCACGTCGAGCCACACAATGTCCACAGGGTTCTCAAACAGTTGGGCATGTATCAGGACTTCCCTCCGAGAGATGGTCGTCCTTTGGCTGATAGTCTTCATAG GTACTCCAGAAAGGGGCTCGGGCTTTCCTACGAGCTAGTTATTGTGACCACGGTTCAGCCGACG GCGGAATTTGTTGAGCACGTTCACGTGGAGTCCGACACCCTGCTGCAAAGACTAGAGGCGAGACCTCCAGTCGTCAGGTCTGACGACGTGGCGAGTGTCCTTCGCAACTTCCGTGCAC ACGATGAGTACGGTTCGGCGTCGACGCATCACGGAGTGCCTGCTTACTCCCCTCGCACAGCATTCATTGAGGACTTCTTTTCCACTGATcctccccagggggaagtagggATGGATTACTGGCACGCAGCACCTCAGGTCACACAGCCGACGCAGGAGACGGAGGCCGGTCAGGGGCCAGACGTGACACCACAGCAGGCAGCTAGAGATAGGCACCCCCCTGATAATTTGACATATCCCACTGAGCAGATTAGGCGTAGGAAGAAGGGAGGACCTAGCAAGCGTGCGAAGGGCACTGATCGTCCTTGA
- the LOC136355198 gene encoding uncharacterized protein, with the protein MGINGYVVRLFQEDCFRSSVNPPFSEVALLLSVFILGYWRVVEVASTGSWRKFVSKVREKGYSLAIVVQKTKCVDQSGESSHAVVEETPLEDGQAENVWRTEQGRGEEVVEGNTQGEVIVRGTNREANDSDDEEPDSPMRVDAAEENEAVVDQMEVENEEYIALVVEGEDTTLWDNETYIPDNWTTISMSCMKVNDGLDAHWCYDSKQVKVGQMFHDKGHLQDAVKRWAFVQKREFRVKVSNRTTYDVKCIQGGCPWRVHGYKPQHDTLWVASRVEQHTYLLENTRLVHRNLTAAFVAQMVYSKVVRKTSLSPFTIMHDVEKEYGYEISYDKAWRAKQKALEMRFGTYEDSYHNLPPLLEVMQARNPGTHMAILDEVNEYGENVLRRAFWSFGCMIEAFKNCIPLLCVDGTFMIGKYRGTILTAIGVDADSHVVPVAFAFVESENTSSWLWKRGRATKCFTEWVEFEPREKWSLLYDTDGSRYGVMTTNLAEVYNWVMKNTRPLPLVAILEGITRGTQKYLCKRYSMASLNLSKPSVKYSLAITQYMDEKSKKGGTHRVWPAGNRELLFEIRLRDKSGVGIGTTDITLECTLWPEYHACKCNCNKPYLLHRPCSHVLAASAKGGVDGNIFVSPYFRKESWEATWRGELRGWRAVCDFTRPPPGQANWVPDSNLLVDTKGRRQSRRIKNLMDEAEVKDRSRRKKACILCGENHSRKDCSMYNVGHDATGADVRRVPKGKSKKKNNP; encoded by the exons ATGGGGATTAACG GTTATGTTGTTAGGTTATTTCAGGAAGATTGCTTCCGTAGTTCAGTTAACCCTCCCTTCTCAGAGGTGGCTCTTTTGCTTTCAGTTTTTATCCTTGGTTAT tggagagtagtggaggttgcgtcaactgggagttggaggaagtttgttagtaaagtAAGGGAGAAAGGCTATAGCCTGGCAATAGTGGTGCAGAAGACAAAATGTGTTGATCAATCGGGGGAGTCAAGTCATGCCGTGGTGGAAGAAACTCCGTTGGAAGATGGACAAGCTGAAAATGTTTGGCGGACTGAGCAAGGTCGAGGGGAAGAAGTAGTAGAGGGTAATACACAAGGAGAGGTCATTGTTCGTGGTACTAATCGTGAGGCCAACGACTCGGACGATGAAGAACCGGATTCGCCTATGCGTGTTGATGCAGCGGAGGAGAATGAGGCGGTAGTGGATCAGATGGAAGTGGAAAACGAGGAATACATTGCGCTTGTAGTGGAAGGAGAAGATACAACACTGTGGGACAACGAAACTTACATACCCGATAATTGGACGACCATATCAATGAGTTGTATGAAGGTAAACGATGGTTTAGATGCCCACTGGTGTTATGATAGTAAGCAGGTGAAAGTTGGACAGATGTTTCATGACAAAGGTCACTTACAAGATGCGGTGAAGAGGTGGGCATTTGTCCagaagcgtgagttcagggTGAAGGTTTCAAATAGGACGACGTATGATGTGAAGTGCATACAGGGTGGATGTCCTTGGAGAGTGCATGGTTACAAGCCACAACATGACACTTTATGGGTAGCTTCGAGGGTTGAGCAACATACGTATTTGTTGGAGAATACCCGTCTGGTGCACAGAAACCTGACAGCGGCATTTGTGGCACAAATGGTATATTCAAAGGTGGTTAGAAAAACATCTTTGTCCCCTTTCACCATAATGCATGACGTTGAGAAAGAGTACGGATATGAGATATCGTACgacaaggcttggagggcaaAACAGAAAGCATTGGAGATGAGGTTTGGAACTTATGAGGATTCTTATCACAATCTTCCCCCACTATTGGAGGTGATGCAGGCAAGAAACCCGGGCACACACATGGCTATTCTCGATGAGGTGAATGAATATGGGGAGAATGTTCTTCGTCGGGCTTTCTGGTCATTTGGGTGCATGATAGAGGCCTTTAAAAATTGCATTCCTTTGCTCTGTGTTGACGGCACTTTCATGATAGGCAAGTACAGAGGAACAATTCTAACCGCGATCGGAGTCGACGCGGATAGCCATGTCGTTCCTgttgcttttgcatttgttgaaAGCGAGAACACATCAAGCTGGCTATG GAAGCGTGGAAGGGCCACGAAGTGCTTCACGGAGTGGGTAGAATTTGAGCCAAGGGAGAAATGGTCGTTGTTGTACGATACAGATGGATCGAGGTATGGTGTGATGACAACAAATCTTGCTGAAGTGTATAATTGGGTTATGAAGAATACACGACCTCTACCACTTGTTGCTATCCTGGAGGGCATCACGAGGGGTACACAGAAGTATCTCTGTAAAAGGTATTCCATGGCTAGTCTGAACCTCAGCAAACCCAGTGTTAAGTATAGCCTCGCTATTACACAGTACATGGATGAGAAAAGTAAGAAGGGAGGAACCCACAGAGTGTGGCCTGCTGGGAATAGAGAGTTGTTATTTGAGATACGACTTCGTGACAAGAGTGGTGTCGGCATTGGGACTACTGACATCACATTGGAATGCACGTTGTGGCCAGAGTATCACGCTTGCAAATGCAATTGCAACAAGCCTTACCTGTTACATCGGCCATGTTCCCATGTTCTTGCTGCTTCCGCAAAAGGGGGTGTTGATGGAAACATTTTTGTTTCTCCCTACTTTAGAAAGGAATCGTGGGAGGCAACTTGGCGTGGTGAATTGCGTGGTTGGCGTGCCGTGTGTGATTTCACTCGTCCTCCTCCAGGGCAAGCCAATTGGGTTCCTGACTCAAATTTATTAGTTGATACTAAGGGTCGTCGCCAGTCACGCAGGATCAAGAACCTTATGGATGAAGCTGAAGTGAAAGATCGTTCTCGTCGTAAGAAAGCTTGCATTCTTTGCGGGGAGAACCATTCCCGTAAAGATTGCAGCATGTACAATGTAGGGCATGATGCCACAGGCGCTGATGTTCGTCGCGTTCCAAAGGGGAAgtcgaagaagaaaaataatcctTAG